In Nitrospira sp., one genomic interval encodes:
- a CDS encoding DNA polymerase III subunit alpha → MEFVHLHTHSSYSPMWGVPTLEALCEAARAQGQNTLALTDTNGLYGAIRFLDVAKQAGLKPILGAQVIHHDQRAVLLAKTPDGYANLCRLLSCRHEDAGFDFIQAIASYRTGLVILSDDLSALTAWRNEAADDLYVELSPGSQMQEAMVFSRRTGLPAVATTRAALLHQSDFEGHRLLRAIADNTTLSRLKPDRCCGPMNWLMPPAVIARYVPHMPEALSNTQRVAEQCHTDWDFTATMFPSFRQMASGEAFDALRTKTYDGAQWRYGSVSETVRDRIEKELAVIREKRYADYFLVVDEIVRQSPRTCGRGSAAASVVSYCLGITHVDPIRHNLLFERFLNPGRHDPPDIDIDFPWDERPKILEWVFGRYGARQAAMVANQNTLALRAALREIAKVHGLPAGEIGRGLALLHRRADFVEVAGDSSLDHWAQQVCRALNLRSPWPEIVSWAGRLQGHFRNLGLHPGGVVLVPDEIRRYVPVETSASGWPVIQWEKDQTEDAGLVKIDLLGNRSLAVIRDALAAIHRNTGLLIEYAQWNPIGDVATEEVIRQGNTIGCFHIESPASRLLLKKLWTLMPAARRKVADVFEYLVIVSSIIRPAANVFADDFVRRAHGEPYRSWHPLLDEVLADTFGIMVYQEDVMKVAVALGGFSAHDGDQLRKVLSKKHKARHVQDYQRQFYEGALARQIPRPVIDHAWSMMMSFAGYSFCKPHSASYAQVAIKSVYLRAHYPAEFIAAVISNQGGYYSPFAYLSEARRMGLRIVPPDINASEWVYRGCGKAIRVGFMQIKTLREELVKTIVAERQAHGPYRSLHDFLDRVNPDVAQAKLLIKAGCVDSIAGDLTRPGLMWRLVAFHAGQRNRYLPIPPEYSPQQQWAHEWELFGFPLSRHPLDLVKEVVGKAAYRSARELNKYVGRTITLLGWLVTEKIVSSKKGEPMEFATFEDQTGLYDATFFPRTYRQYCHLLASNQAYLVTGLVEEHFATVTLTVTDLRLCSSPEAQREDASLAQGL, encoded by the coding sequence ATGGAGTTTGTCCATCTCCACACCCATTCCTCCTATTCGCCCATGTGGGGCGTCCCAACCTTGGAGGCCCTCTGTGAGGCCGCACGCGCACAGGGACAGAATACGTTGGCCCTCACCGATACCAATGGCCTCTATGGAGCGATCCGTTTCCTTGATGTCGCGAAACAAGCCGGCCTCAAGCCGATTCTCGGGGCCCAGGTCATACATCACGATCAACGGGCCGTGCTCCTCGCGAAGACACCCGACGGCTACGCGAACTTGTGCCGACTGCTCTCGTGCCGACATGAGGATGCCGGCTTTGACTTTATCCAGGCGATCGCCAGCTATCGGACTGGGCTAGTCATCCTTTCGGATGATCTCTCGGCGCTGACGGCCTGGCGAAACGAGGCTGCCGATGATCTCTATGTCGAATTGTCACCTGGTTCCCAGATGCAGGAGGCCATGGTGTTCAGCCGACGCACGGGATTGCCCGCCGTGGCCACGACCCGCGCGGCGCTTCTCCATCAGTCCGACTTTGAAGGCCATCGACTCTTACGGGCCATCGCGGACAACACGACGTTATCACGCTTGAAGCCGGACCGCTGTTGTGGCCCGATGAATTGGCTGATGCCGCCCGCCGTCATCGCACGATACGTTCCGCATATGCCCGAGGCACTGAGCAATACGCAGCGCGTCGCCGAACAGTGCCACACCGATTGGGATTTCACCGCGACGATGTTTCCCTCCTTTCGGCAGATGGCGTCCGGCGAGGCCTTCGACGCCTTGCGCACCAAGACCTACGACGGAGCCCAATGGCGCTATGGGTCTGTCTCCGAGACAGTCCGGGATCGGATCGAGAAGGAACTCGCCGTGATTCGGGAAAAACGCTATGCCGACTATTTCCTGGTCGTCGATGAAATCGTGCGTCAATCTCCGCGCACGTGCGGACGAGGATCGGCGGCCGCCTCCGTTGTCTCCTATTGCCTCGGCATCACGCACGTCGATCCCATCCGGCACAATCTCCTCTTCGAACGATTTCTCAATCCCGGCCGGCATGATCCTCCAGACATCGACATCGACTTTCCCTGGGATGAGCGCCCGAAGATTCTCGAATGGGTCTTTGGACGATATGGCGCTCGTCAGGCGGCCATGGTCGCAAACCAGAACACCCTCGCGTTGCGCGCGGCCCTGCGCGAGATCGCGAAAGTGCATGGGCTGCCAGCAGGCGAGATCGGGAGGGGCTTGGCCCTCCTGCATCGACGCGCCGATTTCGTGGAAGTCGCTGGCGATTCCAGCCTGGACCACTGGGCCCAGCAAGTGTGTCGCGCGTTGAACCTTCGGTCACCGTGGCCAGAGATTGTCTCTTGGGCGGGACGACTTCAGGGCCATTTCAGAAATCTCGGCTTGCACCCGGGAGGAGTCGTCCTCGTCCCCGACGAAATCCGTCGCTATGTCCCGGTCGAAACTTCGGCGTCGGGCTGGCCGGTCATTCAATGGGAGAAGGACCAAACGGAAGACGCCGGCTTGGTCAAGATCGATCTCCTGGGCAATCGCTCACTGGCGGTCATTCGGGACGCCCTTGCGGCGATCCACCGCAATACCGGCCTCCTGATTGAGTATGCCCAGTGGAATCCCATTGGAGATGTGGCCACCGAAGAAGTCATTCGGCAAGGCAACACCATCGGCTGTTTTCATATCGAATCCCCAGCATCCCGACTGTTGCTGAAGAAACTCTGGACGCTGATGCCAGCAGCAAGACGGAAGGTCGCCGATGTCTTCGAGTACCTCGTCATCGTCTCCTCCATTATCCGGCCGGCGGCCAACGTGTTTGCGGATGACTTCGTGCGGCGAGCCCATGGAGAGCCGTATCGATCGTGGCATCCCCTGCTCGACGAGGTTCTCGCGGACACCTTCGGGATCATGGTGTATCAAGAAGACGTGATGAAGGTCGCGGTGGCCTTAGGCGGGTTTTCCGCCCATGACGGCGATCAACTCCGCAAGGTATTGAGTAAGAAGCATAAAGCTCGACATGTACAGGATTATCAGCGGCAGTTTTACGAGGGCGCTCTTGCGCGACAGATCCCGAGACCGGTCATCGACCATGCCTGGAGCATGATGATGAGCTTCGCGGGCTACAGCTTTTGCAAGCCGCATTCCGCCAGTTATGCCCAAGTCGCCATAAAATCAGTCTATCTGCGAGCGCATTATCCGGCGGAATTCATCGCCGCTGTGATCAGCAACCAAGGCGGCTACTATTCGCCCTTCGCCTATCTGTCAGAAGCCCGTCGCATGGGTCTGAGGATTGTGCCCCCCGACATCAATGCCAGTGAGTGGGTCTATCGAGGATGCGGCAAGGCCATTCGAGTGGGATTCATGCAGATCAAAACCCTTCGCGAGGAGTTGGTGAAGACAATCGTCGCCGAGCGCCAGGCACACGGCCCGTATCGCTCGCTGCATGACTTTCTGGATCGAGTGAACCCGGATGTGGCTCAGGCCAAGTTGCTCATCAAGGCTGGTTGTGTCGATTCCATTGCCGGCGACCTGACTCGCCCAGGTCTCATGTGGAGACTCGTAGCCTTTCATGCCGGACAAAGAAACCGGTATCTGCCAATCCCTCCTGAATATTCACCGCAGCAACAATGGGCGCACGAGTGGGAGCTATTCGGTTTTCCCCTGAGCCGGCATCCCTTGGACCTGGTGAAGGAAGTGGTGGGAAAAGCCGCATACCGTTCGGCACGTGAACTCAATAAATACGTCGGAAGGACCATCACACTCTTGGGCTGGCTGGTCACGGAAAAAATCGTGTCCTCCAAGAAAGGCGAGCCGATGGAGTTCGCGACGTTCGAGGATCAAACCGGCCTGTATGACGCCACCTTCTTTCCTCGCACCTACCGCCAGTATTGTCATCTGCTTGCCTCGAACCAGGCCTATCTCGTCACCGGCCTCGTTGAAGAACACTTTGCCACGGTCACCCTGACGGTTACCGACCTGCGGCTCTGCTCGTCGCCTGAAGCTCAGCGGGAGGACGCTTCCCTTGCGCAAGGGCTCTAA
- a CDS encoding thermonuclease family protein encodes MATFRSCILFLGLICVPILAHAEFVGKVVGVIDGDSIRVIHDGEAQQIRLLGIDCPERWQPFGARAKAYTSELAFGQTVTVYGQKRDRYGRILAEVLLSDGRSLNQEVLKAGLAWWFKKYSKDLRLGELERQAQVMKKGLWVEPHPVPPWEWRKGMRSARNHSGPQETERR; translated from the coding sequence CACGTTTCGCAGTTGTATCTTGTTCCTTGGCCTGATCTGTGTCCCTATCCTAGCCCATGCCGAATTTGTGGGAAAGGTAGTCGGCGTCATCGATGGTGACTCCATCCGGGTGATACACGATGGCGAAGCACAACAGATACGGTTACTTGGGATTGATTGTCCCGAAAGGTGGCAACCCTTCGGCGCACGCGCGAAGGCATACACCTCGGAACTGGCCTTTGGTCAGACTGTCACCGTGTATGGGCAGAAGCGCGACCGCTATGGTCGAATATTGGCCGAAGTATTGCTTTCAGATGGCCGCAGCCTGAATCAGGAAGTCCTCAAGGCCGGATTGGCTTGGTGGTTTAAGAAGTATTCCAAGGACTTGAGGCTGGGAGAGTTGGAACGGCAAGCACAGGTGATGAAAAAGGGTCTATGGGTAGAACCGCATCCGGTGCCGCCTTGGGAATGGAGAAAAGGCATGCGCTCGGCTCGTAACCATAGCGGACCGCAAGAAACTGAGCGGCGTTAG